A window of Syntrophorhabdus sp. genomic DNA:
GAAACCAGTTGGCCTACACAGAGAATCCTCAACGGACGATGGTGCGTCTTGTGATGTCTGGACAAGGCTTGTTGGTCTATTGCATTTTGAGACAAAGCAATGGTTTTCGGGAGCAACTCAGGCATCAGTCGTGATCGGACTTCCTGATTGATGGTGAGTATACGCGTGGCCCTCCTCTGAGCAACGTGAATAATAGGATCAACGAAAGGGCTGACCTTTCTTATGACAAAACGAAGGTGATTATCTGCTACTCCTGAAGAACCCAGGAGAGGATAACACCTCCTGGGAATGTCCGGATTGGCACCTATAGGACCCCAGACGAATGGTCGTTGGATCAACGCCAACCAAGGCCCCACGTACATGTTAACAAACGTGATATGTTGAACCGCATCAAAATTGGTGTGCCTCAGAAGCTTTCTGGCCTGGCAATAGACAAGCACTTGCCAAAAATAATAATACACATGTACGCCCCGGTTTCCTCTCTTCCAGAATCTGGCCCAGTCCGGCAAGTCAACGTATACGAAATTCAGGTTCGGATTGGGGTTTCTTCTCAGCCCCTCCTCGATGGACGCCCGGTTGTTGGACCGGGTAATAACCCATGTTTCATGGAAGCGGGCTATCTGCCGCACCCACTGCCATCCCACTTCCGGTTCGGAACCTTTCCCTGGCTCGCAAGCGTATGCTGAAACAAGAATCTTCATTGACCTACCGTGAAATACAGCATGTTAATCAAACCTCTTTCCTTGAGCAGCGCACAAAACCATCCAGCGGAGCGTTTGTCCTCACTAATATGATCGGGTGACAACAACTAGAGTTTCGTGGCTACTATCCAATATGCCATTGAGAAATACTCGTGGAATGGCCACCTGTTTAGATTCCAACAATTCTCAAGAATCCTCCCAATCGGGTTTCCGCATTTCGGGAGATGGAAG
This region includes:
- a CDS encoding glycosyltransferase family 4 protein encodes the protein MKILVSAYACEPGKGSEPEVGWQWVRQIARFHETWVITRSNNRASIEEGLRRNPNPNLNFVYVDLPDWARFWKRGNRGVHVYYYFWQVLVYCQARKLLRHTNFDAVQHITFVNMYVGPWLALIQRPFVWGPIGANPDIPRRCYPLLGSSGVADNHLRFVIRKVSPFVDPIIHVAQRRATRILTINQEVRSRLMPELLPKTIALSQNAIDQQALSRHHKTHHRPLRILCVGQLVSIKAHRLSLIAFKEHLSHHQESLLELIGDGPQRSELTLLAENLGISKKVTFVGRITRDKVLRAMEDNDAFLFPSFEGAGMVVLEAMAKGLPVVCLDFGGPGEYVTEECGIKVALTEPREVVSGLASGLSRLATDSELYERLSIGAIKRVQENYLWDRIGDRLNTLYREVHEQAESKVGKLHGRKS